The DNA sequence TATCATTTGACTGAGTTAGattactgttgttgttgttgttgttgttgttgttgttgttgttgtatgTGCCCTCTGTGGGTATATAGACCTCGATACGGCCTCAAAGAGACACATACTGCATGTCTTTTTTTATATCAGTGGGCGacattggccaattctttacaAGTCCCATTTCATGCTCTTCTTGCCTGCTGCTGTGAGATATTTTGCAGACCTTTCCCTTTAGGTATCCTTGAAAGAACAAAATCCCAGAGAGGGCAGCTCGGAGGGATACAAGCCTATTTTTTCGACCCACATTGCAGGGattctctttttcaatttggccaCGAAGTTTTtagtagggccggccaaaacttgcatcctgtgtattgggcaaattttgccaaaaacttGCACAaccgagatttttctgcattttttgcatcGGCAAAGTCTGCAAGTTTAGGAGAAgtatttgacaattttctgcaatttattgagcattttgagccatttcagcaaaaaaatattactacAGGTGANNNNNNNNNNNNNNNNNNNNNNNNNNNNNNNNNNNNNNNNNNNNNNNNNNNTTTTTTCCTgtggaaaaagttatttcgtgccttcaaaaatatttttagtgattatttgactttcaaaaagaatttcatttccGAGTCCTACTGATCATGGCAGGATGtaccatggacaaggcaagaaccTGCTACATATTGTCTGATATTGAAGGCAAAATTAGCCCTTACAGACCCCCAGAACGAGTTGAttcctatgttttggaaagtttgattgcaatttttcGTGTAAATTGggttgattttttatgcaaaccTGATTTCAATGAATACCATACAtatttgcaagttttggccggccttaGTTATTAGTCTTGTGGTCGGGAGCCAAGTACATCGGGAAGATAAGTTGCTCATTCCTAGAATCCTTTTTCATACCCTGGTTGAAGTAGGTTGAGTAATGTGTCTTCCAGCAGAATTTGGCTCCCACCTCCAAGACCAAGATAACTGGGATCAAGAGGCATGGTCCCCccaaaaaacccaaaacacGGCGGATTGAGCTCGCCAATAGTACGAGGCAGAGACGAGTaggccagtagatttaacgacttaaacttgaaatgaaggtATTTGGCTAATGGGTAAAAATCCGCCTCTGGTCAGTTGTTTTAAAAGcttcaaacttgaaatgaaaagattgaGCTGGTGGGCAAGCAATTCATGTtttatgaatgaaatgtgcGCTTAAGTGTCTATGATTTGATTCGAAACTATAACATTCTTGAATGTTATAGCTTTGTATCATAGTATGAAGAAACACCTAAGCAcaagtttcaatcaaaaaaaaatcaaatacttGCCTGCCGACTAAATATCTCCTTTCAAGTTGATTGTCTCTGGCTCCCAGTGTTGCTCTTTGTGAGTTAGAGACTTAGAGGGGCATCGAAAGTccatcaaaaaaaactttgaatcTGAGGTGTAGATCTTTTACCGCAAGTGAgtagtaatatttttttttaattagcTCGATAAAGATAGAGCAAGTTCCTTCACTTCAACACTGTTAGGACACGCTATAAAGTAGTAAAAGGTAAAAATTACCTTTTCTCTCAACTGCATCATATATTTGTGATATATCATGATATATGTTATATCATTGTGCTTTAAATCAATTTATTACGACAAGGCTGGCTTTTCAGACCACTTGGTTGATTTGCTGTAGATTGCGATTTCAGAAAGGACTATAATTTCCCTCACTTTTCGTGATAATGAGAAGGCAAACAAACAATTGCGTTTATTCTCAATTAAAAAAGGATAACATTCTCCGGAGCTGAATAGTTAACAAgcttttgaacaataaagccACCAAAAATGTTGGAATAACCAAACCAATGATACCTTTTATCCTtagaataacttttttttgttctacgAACTGATCCTTGCTGACAATTGTAACTTAAAACTGAcctttttgggggaaatttaAAACTTACTTTACCCTTATCATTAAGATTTTCGAATTAAGCATCTAAATATGATTTGAGTCTAAACCTTGTCTCCTGTCCCTGGACATTCAGTTATGCAGTCAAAAGTGTTAGCTCTCATGACATGTACACAattctcattcaaatcaaagccGACGAATGCTCCTCACGAGGTAAGtgttatttcattattttgacgTTGAACGTGACCAGTTGCGTTCTTAAATGTCACGTAAACTGAATTCTCTGGAACAATCTTCTGTTTAGGTGGAACCTCGGCTGGAATTTGTGCCCAAGGATACGGAGTTTGTTGCACCTGTAAGACACAGTCACTTTTCCTGTTTTATCCACATCCAATGCATGACGCTGACATTAAAACTATTTCCCTTCCAGTTACTGTGGCATGTGGCGCTACAATCTCGCAAAATTGCACATATCTCGTTCAAGAGGCTACCACCAACCCCTCTACCAATCCATGTACTTTCACAATTTGCAAGCAATCTTCCGATATCTGTCGGATTCGTCTCGACTTCACGGTATGGCATTCCCAATTTTTGgattgatcaaaaatgtagTTTAAGATAGATATAAGAGTGACGTCACGGATATTTGAATGGATCCAGATAGACTTTCTCCTGCTTATTGGTCCTATAACAAAGTAAGTATTACATTtaagggggggggagggtgTCAGGTTTTGATCTAGCAATAGAAGTAGAATGTGagtattttccattttcttaaaACATCAACAATTGTATTTTTTCGGGTTaattttgttgcatttgcaaTGTTATCCCACTGAAAAACAGTAGCCTGATTGATTGTAAGGTTGAGAAGGGGTCAGACGTTCCAAAGAGTTCACCGCAGTTTCCTACCCTACCCTAAGCTAATTTGACCTTTCTCCTACAAACATGCAACGAATAtatcaaaactagttttcttTACGGTGACAATCTTCACCTCATGCTGAGTTAAGACAATTAATCTCATTCAAAACTCTAGTTTTGTTGCGcgacggcaaaacaagttgcTTTTCTCAGCTTTGGATCATGTAACTGATGTAATTGACTTAAATGCTGTAAAACGCCACCCCCTTTGGGTGAATGATTTCACATACCGAGACAGATTTTCTACGATTTTCTCCAGGTAACTTGTCATTGTTTTTTTAGCAAACAGCAGGGATATGCAAAAGTTTTCTTACATGCTGTTTGTTGTTAAGAGCCACACGAAATCGCAAGCAGCACAATTTGTAAAGTACAGTATAGCCctgattgaaaatgcaaaatggaTCCACAAATATTAAGTAATCTTTAAAAAGTGCACATACAGCACACACAAAAGTAAAAGTCATGGTTCTTTGTTATCGAGACACTCTAGCTGTCTCTTAGGTACGTACATAATCAATGCGAAGTAGAAAGAGCgaatgcaaataaaagcaaaCTTTAGAGATTGACAACAATTACGGCCATGTTTTAACCTTTCCAACCAAAGCTGTAAATGCAAAAGTTGTTGTAAAGATATGAAATGActgtatttttattttgaacgCACCTTCTACGTACCTAttttcagcctcaaaaagtcgAACCCTGATATAGCCAAACTCTTGTTGTAGTGAAAATTTAGCTGCTTCCCACAATATTCGCTATAGCATGATTTTATTGCCAttgtttgaaaacattgaTGTTCTTTTTAAAAATGGGGAGGAATCTAGAGTGAAATTTCCCACACCTATCTCACAAAAACCTAAAAACGTTTGACCAAAGCCCTCCTTCTCCATTGCGGCTAAAAGTGCCCCCTTGAAATTGCAGAGGCCATTTGCCATTAATGTAGCTTCTGCTGATTCTCACATGCCTATAAAGATTAAGCCAAGTCGACTATCATAAAATGTTTTGTTGCTCACCATGCAAATGAGTCTACTGTATGTCATGTTGGAGAGATGCTTTATCTTAGtctaaaaaaattggaaaaacttAGTGTCATCTGAAAACTAACGCTTAAGAATTAGCACTTCGACCCGATTCGTTCAcacaaaggaagaaaaaccTAGCCCAGGAACATTTCCCCTAGACAtgatatataaaaaaaaccggTATTTCTTCAGCACATCCAAACCgtcaaaattttgatatttccACTCGACGTGTGATTCATCTTTTTCTAATAGGTCTAATCATAAGCTGCTCTGCATTATGGTaggccatgaaccactggaatatggacggggatggtaaggttgaaaattagcaactccaattcgagtcaatgaattaaatccTTCTTCAAGTAAagctggccccagatccatgcgattgcgtatttcaaatgtcagctcaatcaaacgactgggtccaaagttatgccctctcaaagtgcagtacataacagagcacagaatgaatgacttagccctcttctggtaatcaattaccacaagaggtcttgttcgttcattcattgaagagctttgtagtgccttttgagacggcataacttttgatccagtcgtacgatcaagctgaaaattgaaatgaataattgttgtagcctgggatcattctcatttgaagaacataatgcgttaactcaattgcgaaaagctaattctcaaaccaagcgtccccgtccatattccagttgttcgtGGGTAGGCTAACCCTCACTTATTGTGTTAGCGTTCAAAAACCcattcatttaaaaaacatACCCGTCAATCATTGACCTCTTGTGTGTAGGTAATGCCGGACCAGTAtattgaaaacatgttttttttctgcccAAATGGACATCACATTAAAGGCTCTACTTTGACAAAGTATCTCATGCTTTGCAGACTTTCTCAATTGCCGGGCCAGCTGTAGGAACGACATCAGCTGGTGACCCAATACCCGAAGGAAAAGGTAGGTCGTTGGTGAGGTCCTTGGTTTAACATTGCCACATGATGACGACAATTGATTCATTTCTAGGTGGTTCAATTGGAGATTGCAATGTTGACTCGTTTAGCGTCACTGCCCCAGGATATAAGTCATCCCCTGTTGTTTGTGGATTCAACTCGGGTCAACACAGTAAGCGCTTGTCCGGCTTGTCCTTTCAGAACCGTTCTTCTGTACTACCGTTCTATGGTAAAATGCGGTAATATAATGCACTGAAGACACGAAATCTCTTCAGCAACACCGTTCGGAGGCCTGTGCGTTTTGAGCAAATTATCCTTGAAAAATGAGGCTGTGTCAGAAGATTTGAAGTTGTTATCTAGTCTGTATTTTGTTAATGTGGACAATTGTTAAGGTTATATTTCATTCTCCAgccactttttcttcttgtgttCATACATTTTGAAGCACGTTTTAGTCAAACTTTATGCACTATTTATTTCAGTGATTCTAGATGCTTCAAGTTTTTGTCATAAAGCAACATTTGATTTTACCGGAACTGGATCAACGCGTCAATTTGATATTAAAGGTACGTTTTAAACTCGTTTTTGCtattgctaaaaaaatgtcttactttttaaatattttatattttgctATGCTTTTTCCAGTCACTCAGTATAATTGTGGGGATGAAAGAGGAGGTAACACCAATATCTATAGTATTATCTTAACATAGTACATTAAACACATGCATTCTTATTTGTTTCAAGGTCCGAAAGGCTGTCTCCAATACTTTACAGGAGCTTCGGGAAAGGTTGCCAGGTACAATAATTTTTGCTATGTACGATTTGATGCCGTGGACTTCGACTTGATGAAATAGATGAAAACCTTGAATTCAAgtgaagtctttcccaatgTTCGAATTTTTCCGTGTTGTCTTACTAGTTTTGTgcctttttcatttctagttATAACTTTCCAACAACGTCTTCAACATTGTCTTCAACAGGTGACAAAGCTTCTACAAATTTAATCTTGTTAATCCCTCAATGCATTTCGATAGTTTATTTTGGTTTCTTAATGTATGATTAGTCTTAATCAGAGTAATGACAGAGATTCCGAAAATTCGTGTAACTATTTCCGGCAAAACAATGTGTGTTAAGTGTTCATGCTCTGCACTCAGATGGGTTTCACCGATTGCCTATTAAGAAAAATACGACTTGCAATTTCGAATTGAGTACCCCTTAAGTACCCAGAAATGATTACGTTTAATAGTCCAGGCCAGTTGGCTTTgagttttttaatcaattgggATCTTCTCTAGGGACTTTGATAACACTCCACGGAGTTTCACAACGACTTTTTTTGATGATGTTTATACGGGAGAATACTTTAAAATATGGACGATTAGTTGATATTTGAAGAGCTGGGATCTTGGTTCCATCGGTgggccgccattcgaggcgtctTTGTCCACAAAAACATGGGTTTTGgcgagacctgggatcgaacccatgaaaccAAGTATGCCTAACTCAGATGTGATCAACTGGGCCACTCCATCTCCCTTTTGAGTACATCATAGCCTAAAACACAAGTTCTTTGTAAATTGCGTTATTTACAATATTCATATGCTTTTTACCTCTTTCAGTGACACACTTGTCGAGTCAGTGTTACACAATGTGTTTCCGACAAGAATTAGGCAAATGTGCCATTTGTTTTACCGTCGTGTCCAAAGGATCAGCCGCCATTGACCAAGGATCTTTTGGTCTGTCTGTTTTAAGTGCTCCAGGAGCGGATGTGACAGCGCTTCAAGATTCAGGATGCACATCAGACTATCTGGAGGTACAGTGCTTGCTTGACGCATAATCGTTTTGTTGCACGTCGGGCAATAATCTACTTGAATCACACTGATTCTTTGGAATTCAGCCTCAGCAGTGTCTCCAAATATTGGGCATAAGCGCAAGATTGGctaaaaatggcaattcaGTCTGAAGTGTTCTGGCGTGTTAATAGTTTAAacttgagctttgtcccaatcaaGTTTTAGGagccgtagaggcttaacgtgagTTCTGGGAGCATCTTCAAGCTTTCAAGAGTCCAGAGGCGAGGTATTTAAATTCTagtacctctgagttaaggcttggatgttacccagaatgagcatctgcCGACCACT is a window from the Tigriopus californicus strain San Diego chromosome 2, Tcal_SD_v2.1, whole genome shotgun sequence genome containing:
- the LOC131876798 gene encoding uncharacterized protein LOC131876798 isoform X2 codes for the protein MYTILIQIKADECSSRGGTSAGICAQGYGVCCTFTVACGATISQNCTYLVQEATTNPSTNPCTFTICKQSSDICRIRLDFTTFSIAGPAVGTTSAGDPIPEGKGGSIGDCNVDSFSVTAPGYKSSPVVCGFNSGQHMILDASSFCHKATFDFTGTGSTRQFDIKVTQYNCGDERGGPKGCLQYFTGASGKVASYNFPTTSSTLSSTVTHLSSQCYTMCFRQELGKCAICFTVVSKGSAAIDQGSFGLSVLSAPGADVTALQDSGCTSDYLEIPGSEQDGAPPNAFAVGVTDALGHDRVCGRFFGYSSVAGLVGAANNDESICTQQRPFRMIFKTDADESTIGGTMNDVHTNELAKFPGGIIGFHLHYALQDC
- the LOC131876798 gene encoding uncharacterized protein LOC131876798 isoform X1, giving the protein MKHFPTLVLVTIIGLGVEVSSVTSRNGTRAGKLFSIFQVVTFPNAPCVGSSTRNGTCFTSDECSSRGGTSAGICAQGYGVCCTFTVACGATISQNCTYLVQEATTNPSTNPCTFTICKQSSDICRIRLDFTTFSIAGPAVGTTSAGDPIPEGKGGSIGDCNVDSFSVTAPGYKSSPVVCGFNSGQHMILDASSFCHKATFDFTGTGSTRQFDIKVTQYNCGDERGGPKGCLQYFTGASGKVASYNFPTTSSTLSSTVTHLSSQCYTMCFRQELGKCAICFTVVSKGSAAIDQGSFGLSVLSAPGADVTALQDSGCTSDYLEIPGSEQDGAPPNAFAVGVTDALGHDRVCGRFFGYSSVAGLVGAANNDESICTQQRPFRMIFKTDADESTIGGTMNDVHTNELAKFPGGIIGFHLHYALQDC